In Gossypium raimondii isolate GPD5lz chromosome 12, ASM2569854v1, whole genome shotgun sequence, a single window of DNA contains:
- the LOC105764126 gene encoding thiamine pyrophosphokinase 1 isoform X2 — protein sequence MPLFFPQEGASDVRRRYKPDVIKGDMDSIRREVLEFYASLGTEIVDKSHDQDTTDLHKCVTYIRDSASGLDKSNLCILVVGALGGRFDHEMGNLNVICRFSYMRIVLLSNDSLIHLLPRTYCHEIHIQTSVEGPHCGLIPIGTPSKSSTTTGLQWDLNNTAMEFGGLVSTSNIVKEEKVTVQSDCDLLWTISIKKL from the exons ATGCCTCTGTTCTTCCCTCAGGAAGGTGCCTCTGATGTTCGACGcag ATACAAGCCGGATGTAATTAAAGGAGATATGGATTCGATACGAAGAGAAGTTCTTGAGTTTTATGCCAGCCTT GGAACTGAAATTGTTGATAAATCTCATGATCAAGATACCACTGATCTACATAAATGTGTAACATACATTCGTGACTCTGCTTCGGGTTTGGATAAGTCTAAT CTTTGCATTCTTGTTGTTGGAGCACTTGGTGGACGATTTGATCATGAGATGGGGAACCTAAATGTCATATGCCGTTTCTCGTACATGCGAATAGTCCTTTTATCCAACGATAGTCTCATTCATCTCCTTCCAAGGACTTACTGTCACGAGATACATATCCAAACTTCCGTTGAGGGCCCGCACTGTGGACTCATCCCAATTGGGACGCCATCAAAAAGCAGTACAACGACCGGGCTTCAGTGGGACCTGA ATAACACAGCGATGGAATTTGGTGGTCTAGTAAGCACATCGAATATAGTTAAGGAAGAGAAAGTGACGGTGCAATCTGATTGTGACCTTCTTTGGACCATTTCCATTAAGAAGTTATAG
- the LOC105764126 gene encoding thiamine pyrophosphokinase 1 isoform X1, translated as MLRLQSIKLAKAKHLTVPSPSSLRLVKKRMIAMDLMHHSSCFLLPTIPLQRRPSLTYALLVLNQNLPRFTPLLWNHAQLHLCADGGANRLYDEMPLFFPQEGASDVRRRYKPDVIKGDMDSIRREVLEFYASLGTEIVDKSHDQDTTDLHKCVTYIRDSASGLDKSNLCILVVGALGGRFDHEMGNLNVICRFSYMRIVLLSNDSLIHLLPRTYCHEIHIQTSVEGPHCGLIPIGTPSKSSTTTGLQWDLNNTAMEFGGLVSTSNIVKEEKVTVQSDCDLLWTISIKKL; from the exons ATGTTGAGGCTACAATCTATAAAATTGGCAAAGGCAAAACATCTTACCGTCCCTTCTCCCTCTTCTCTACGCTTGGTGAAGAAGCGAATGATAGCCATGGACCTTATGCACCATTCGTCCTGTTTTCTTCTCCCCACGATTCCCCTACAACGACGCCCTTCTCTAACGTACGCCCTGCTCGTTCTTAACCAAAACCTCCCCAGATTCACTCCTCTTCTCTGGAACCACG CTCAGCTTCACCTCTGTGCTGACGGTGGCGCCAATCGCTTGTATGACGAAATGCCTCTGTTCTTCCCTCAGGAAGGTGCCTCTGATGTTCGACGcag ATACAAGCCGGATGTAATTAAAGGAGATATGGATTCGATACGAAGAGAAGTTCTTGAGTTTTATGCCAGCCTT GGAACTGAAATTGTTGATAAATCTCATGATCAAGATACCACTGATCTACATAAATGTGTAACATACATTCGTGACTCTGCTTCGGGTTTGGATAAGTCTAAT CTTTGCATTCTTGTTGTTGGAGCACTTGGTGGACGATTTGATCATGAGATGGGGAACCTAAATGTCATATGCCGTTTCTCGTACATGCGAATAGTCCTTTTATCCAACGATAGTCTCATTCATCTCCTTCCAAGGACTTACTGTCACGAGATACATATCCAAACTTCCGTTGAGGGCCCGCACTGTGGACTCATCCCAATTGGGACGCCATCAAAAAGCAGTACAACGACCGGGCTTCAGTGGGACCTGA ATAACACAGCGATGGAATTTGGTGGTCTAGTAAGCACATCGAATATAGTTAAGGAAGAGAAAGTGACGGTGCAATCTGATTGTGACCTTCTTTGGACCATTTCCATTAAGAAGTTATAG